The nucleotide sequence gggaaccaaagtgaagaggccgacgatggggcagttggtgcacaagtagagacagcttttagggagtttgtgagaaaggataggcagatggaggaaagATGCAGTCAGCCAGATGGTTTgagttgtgtctattttaatgcaaggagtatcataagcaAGGCGAATaaatttagagcatggatcaatatgtgGAGCTATGAcgtgtggccattacagagacttggatatcTCAGGGGCAAGAATGGCTGCTGATTATGCCAGACTtttgatgtttcaaaaaggacagtgGGAAGCAAAAGGAATGGGggcgtggcattgctaatcaggaatagtatcacagctgcagaaaaggagggattgtctactgagtcagtatgggtggaagtcagaaacaggaagggagcaataacTCCACTGGGTTACTTTTTTTTATAGAGCACCCAATAGTAACTGACACATCGAGGatcagatagggaggcagattctggaacagtgcaataataatagggttgctgtgatgggtgattttaactttcctaatattgactgacatctccttagagcaaggggtttggatgggttgaagtttgttaggtgtgttcaggaatgtttcttgatgcaatatgtagataagccaactagaggctgtacttgatctggtattgcgaaatgaatctggtcaggtatcagatctcttggtgggagagcactttggaggtagtgatcataactctctctccttcaccatagtgctggagagggataggagcagacaatttgggaaaacatttaattggagtagggggaaatatgatgctattaggcaggaatgtgggagcagatgttctcaaagaaatgcacagcagaaatgtggcagatgttcagAGAATGTTTGTATGGTGTTCTGCGTAGGTGtgttccattgagacagggaaaggatggtagggtaaaagaaccatggtgtacaaaggatgtagaaaatctagttaggaagaaaagaaaagcgtACAAAAGCTTCAAAAAGCTAGCTACTGTTAAAGCtccagaaaattacaaggttgccaggaaggacTTTAAGAATGgaatcaggagagccagaaggagccataagaaggccttggtgaacaggattaaggaaaaccccaaggcattccacaagtacgtgaagagcaagagggtagtGGTGTGAGAATGTGACCAATCGGGTGGGATAGTGGAAATGTGTGGAGTCGGAGGAGGCAGtagaggtgcttaatgaatactttgtttcagtattcaccagggaaaaggaccgtggcaattgtggggatgacttacagcagaatgaaatgtttgagcatatagacattaagaaaggatgtgctggagtttttgaaaagcattaagttaggtaagtcaccgggaccagatgagatatgcCCCAGGCTACTGCGGGAAGCGGGGCAGGAGATTGCTAAACTTCCGGCAATGATCTGTGTAAATGTTGTTCCCTAGTTCAAGAAAGGGACtaaagataacccaggaaattatagaccagtgagtcttacttcaatgatgggcaagttgttggagatgattttgaggggcaggatttatgagcatttggagagacataatctgattagggatagtcggcatggctttgtcgAGGGTAGGTTGTGCCTTATCAGCCTGACcaaattatttgaggatgtaagAAAACAAGTTGGAGGTAGAACAGTGAAtcttgtgtatatggatttcagtaaagcatttgataaagttccttatgcgaggctcattcagaaagcagTGATGCAAGGattccaaggagaccttgctttgtggattcagaatgggcttgcccacagaaggcaaaggagggttttagatggttcatattctgcatggaggtcggtgaccagtggtgttctgcaagcatctgttctgggacagctctttgtgattttttataaatgacctgaagggtggattagtaagtttgatgatgacTCGAGTTGCGGGTGTTGGTGGATAGTCTGGAGAATTGTCAGAGATGGAAcgtcaataggatgcagaactgggcggagaagtggcagatggagttcaacccaaataactGAAGTGAAATTTGAGGTCGATATgatatggctaacacgagagggcacagttttaaggtgcttggaagtaagtacaggggagatgtcaaggataagtttttcacacagagtggtgggtgcatggtaagcactgccagtgacggtggtagaggtggatactctagggtcttttaagaaactcgtaggaatctggagtttagaaaaataaactgctttgcggtagggaaattctaggcagtttctgagTAGGTTacctggtcagcacaacattgtgggccaaagggcctgtcatgAGCTGTAaatttctgttctatgttcttaatgGATGGCGGCTAACTATCCCTGGTTTTACCTTGTATTGATGAAGGAGTACTCACCGTTGTGAATTGGGCTGTACTTTCTAGAGTTTGCAGCTGTGGAGTTGAGGAAATCCAGAGCTTGCTTTTTGTGTTGCTCTGTGTCACCCCAGCTTTGTTATAACTGTACCTCATTTGAAAATTGGTCACTGAAACCCATGTAATGTTGTTGCTTCATTTAAGACCAGTTGTACTGGATTTCGGTTGAGCAATTCCTCAGCTTTTCCCTCAACTCGTTTTTCTTACATGGCTTTACTTATCCCTATACTTTAATTAACTTTGCATTGTATTTTTCCAGTCTTGACCTTATGATGATGCCTAATTCGATCTCTCCACTGATAGTGTGCCTTTGGCTACTGGCTCCAAGTTCTGGAATTTTCTCCCTAAACTTCTGCCTCTCCATGCACTTGCAAACAAACACTTTTAGAGTTCCTGATCCTTTTACTTAATATTGTCGTGTAGACTGTTAGATTGACCTTCTCTGAAGCTGTACCACACATTCGAGCTTATAGTGGATTACTCAAAATTAATCCAGTAGTTTCTACATCCAAAATTGTTGTCCTTAAATATTTGCTACTTTGATTTGTAGCTTTAGTTTGAGAAGTGTGTGGAATAAAGCAGAAAGACAATTTATCATTTTGTAAGTTTGCCTTCATTCTTGAATGCTCCAGGAATGGCCAGACATTTGTTTTTTGGCAGGTAGTGATTTTTTTTGATCAAATGCAGGAGAAGCTATCCAACATGAATCAAGACATGCAGATTTTCCCAAAGGTTATGAATTTAGATCCAGCttgctgtctgtgtgagtgagatgaaAATCATTTCATACTGTTTGAGACAAGGGATTTGTTCATAATGCAGAATACTGATGTATGTACATCTTAGAGTACTTGTTCAAATGCAATAGCCAttttagtttttaaaaattctctcaGCAATCTTTCATTGTCAGTCAAGCTGTTTGAAGCACAGATTTCATTGAAAGGATCCGCTAATGCATTAAATGAACTCTTTTTGTGCATGTTCACTATTTGTCACTTAGGAAAACAGGCTTTTATCAGTTTACTGTGTAACAATGTCAGTCATTTTAAAAAGCTCTTAGTGAGGTTACAGTCATATATTAGGAGTGGGGTATTAACATAATATGTAAATCATGTTTTAAAGCAATAACCGTTTGCACAATTAATGACCCGGGAGGGCACTGAATAAAATGCAGGTAGTTAAATTAAAAACTGAAATATAGATGTACATGAGATGTAAAATAGTTTTGTTCAGTGAAAATCTAGGTGTGCAATTTTACAATGAAGTTAACCGCCTCACCCAGTTCTCCTAAGTTTGCTTGGGTTTCAGATTGAAGTACATATGCCTAAAATTTCCCAGGGGTATTAAGTAGATCACAATCCCTGCACCCCTTGGTCAGCTTCACATTTAAAAGTGACTATTCCTCCGCCAGTATGACTTGTCAGTCAAGCAACAGTCTGATTAGGCAGGCAATGTAAAGCATAGGGCATTCCATTTGCTTACCACCACTGAAATACCTTGCGATCTTATTCAGTCTGTATTTTTCAGAATTTAGGAGAAGAAGGGGGAGGGCAATCTTACTGAAACAAGGTCCGAGTGCCTACATTTTCACTAGTGGGAGAATTCTGAATGAGGCATACACTTGCATAATTCTGGGGTAAGCACTTATAACTGACGTGCAAGAATCACATAGAGACTCATCAGTTTCTGGGCTCTAGGTCATTGGCAGGTATTTAAATGGAAGGTATTTACGGAATCCTCCCCCAGGTTCCGGCAGGGTTCCATTCCGTGAAATGTTCACAAGTCGGTAATGCCGCCACGGACCAAGTTCTCAGGCTCACTGATATGTACAGGCTGTTCATCACCTGGGGAGGACCTGCAGCTGGCTTTGCGGAAGATTGAGGAATTGAGTGCTATAGAGAACTGACTCGGAAGCAGATGAGACAAGGGGAAGGTCAgcaggggctgagtggcctctttTACTTGACAAACATTTGGGGTTCAGCCCCCAAACTCATGCAGACAGGCCCTCCCCAGGTTACAAACACCTGACGTGTTTGAGTGAGTGTTTGGGAGCACAGTGGGATGCACTTGCCGGCTGCTACAGGTTTTCTGGTATCCTCTGCCATGTGGGGCTGAGGACTTTCCGCATGCCCTCTCTGCCATTGCCCACCCTCCCCCATCATCGGCACCACTCCCAGGCTGGGTTGAGAGCACTGAACAGACTCGCTGTCTCACAGAGTCAGTGAGGTCAATTGGTGGCTGCTCTTCCCTCGCCTGCTCCCTCTACCATCTCCGCCGCttctgtgaccctctctctgttTCTGTAGATTTCTAACTTACGAACTGCACAGGCTCCACACACTGTAGTAGCCCAGGGAGGACCTTTACTCAAATGTCATCTGCACAATGCAATGAGACCTTGGAGATTGTTGCAGCTGTTGCTTTGAAAAGCAGATAGCATGAGTTCAAATGTTTTTCATTAGCAACCAGCTTTGGTGTAAACCATTCACATGCATTTTAATTCTCTGCTTTTGCAGCTGGCCAGAGATAAAAAGTAAGAATTAGATGAAGAAAAATGGTGTCCGTTCCCGTTGTCACAAACAGTTCCTATCTTCTTGCAGATTTGGAAGGTTCACAGTAGCTGCCCTTCAGTCCAAAGTGGAACAGTGTGAGCGTGAGATAAGCCGATTGAAGAGGGCTTTGGAAAGGAGTGACAAGTACATCGAGGATATGGAGTTCCAGTTGGAGCGGCTGAGGAGAAAGTGTGAACAAAGTGATAACAAAGGTGGGAGATTTTGTTCAGAGTCACCATCTGGTTCTGGTCAGCTCGGAGAAAATGGAAGTGGCGGCGACCTGTGGGACGGTCACAATGACCTGCAGGAAAAGAGGATTATGGCCTTGAGGAGAAGCCTCAGTGAAATAGAGCAGTCATCTCTCAGCCGGTTAGAAAATGCGGAATCACCTTTTGCCTTCTCCTCCCACCGAAGTACAAGTCAAACTGCGTGTGAGTCTATCGCGAATAAACAAGCCCCTGCTGACAATGGAGTTTTAGCTACAGCCAGTGTTGCGAATGAGTTACATTTCCCGAAGTCTGATGTGAAGGACGAGGAGCGCACCTTGCCCGCGAATGAGAGCGTGATCCAGTTTGAACTGCCAAGCCCCTGCACGCCGTCCATGTCACTAGGCGGACTGCACCTCGACAGCACGGACGACGAAGCCAGTCCCCTGATGAAAAGGAGAGATGGAGACAAGAAGTTGGGCTACTTGAGAAGACTTTGCTTTGATGATGCTCGCTGGAGAAATGCATGTTTCGAGGAGCAGATTTTGTCAAAGCCGAATGCCAATGTTGCCTCTGAAAGCTTGATGTTTTGGGATTGTCAGTCTGGTCCTAATAGAAATGCCCAGAAAAATACCTTAGGAAAAAACTTTCAGACTTCTGTGTACGATGACACCAAACTGAAAGCTGAAATGCCCGATCTAATATGTAGTCCAGTTCTTGATGGTGCCTCGCATGCTGAGAACAACGGTCAACGTTCCAGAACCTCCAGTGAGACGTCAATGGATGCAGCCTATCGAGAAAAGGTATCTGAACTGGATTTCATGTTGGATGAAACTGAGAATACTCAAAATCCCCAGTGCTCTGTGTTGTCCCAAGATCTTTCTGACTTGGATGTATCTTTGTCATCAGATCTAGTGCAGTGTACAGAACTTTTGAATGAAGCTGAGAAAAGATTGGAGCAGAAAATGAGGCAAAATCAGCTGCTTGCCCCTGCCTCTGACATTGGAGATCAGATAAAGAGCAGGGAGAAAAATGCAGTTTCATTGCTCACGGTATCTTCGGTTACCTCGAGCCAAAAGGAAGAAACTTCAGAAGACAAACGGTCTTTCCCTTGCAGTTTTAGTTCTCCATTCCTTTCAGTCCCTTCAGAATTATCTGTCCTCCCGCACAAGAAGCCATCTTTGTGGAACAACTATTTAACGGCTGAAAGTGAACCAATGCTGGAACCAGTCAACAGGTGCCTTACCATCAAGAGGAAGCCACCGAGTTATGGCGAGGACTTGTCCAGTCCATCTAAATCCTCAAAAAAAGACTTCCTATGTTGAAACTCTTAACGTTCcgattttctcccccccccccaatagaatCTTGAGTCCATCTTATCTTCGTAGTTTGTCCGCTCTCCTCCACCCCCAACTGTCTTATTATCATGTAACATATTATCTGGGACAGCACAATGACGCATCCCTATTGGGTGCACCTTTCCTGCTTGTGAAATCCAACAGCTGACAACAAACCTCTCATTAAATGGGAAGAAAGCTATGTTCCAAGGAGTCCATTAACAGATATCAGCTGTATGTATCAAATGCAATTACAATGCTGTTTTGTACTTAAATCATTCAGGCTGGAAAACTACTACAAATTGGCAAATGAAAGTAAGCTAGGCAACTGTTTTTGAATGCAATACCCAGCTCAGTGTGCTTTAAGCTAATGTGTTGAAAGTCTGGTGCTTAATCCACAAATATACCAATATGCTTCTGAAATTCTGTTTTTACAAGTATTAGTGCTAAAGGGGGAGTAGTCCATTGTTCCATATAGTTCACTGGTGTTCCTTTCCTCGTATATGGCAGTTTTGAACATAATTCGCAGTCCATTCACCATTAATTATTGTGAGCAATTTATCCTTCAAACAGTCTTATTGGAAAAGGGTATTTCTTGAAGTGATCTATTCCTTTTAAGACTAGTTGTTATATTTGTCAGACAACTGAGCATAAAGAATTATTGGTGAAAGTTAAGGACCTCTGCAAAAGCATTCTTGGTTTAGGAAGCAGCGTGAATGATACACAAATGGGCAAATTCTGAACGAGAGATTCCGGAATTTCCAAAATTTTTTTTCAAGTTGATTCTTGGGTACAGAAGTGGACAAAATGTGGTCTTCAGTAAAATCCTGTTTCCCACCAAATGGAATCAGAATGAATATGTTGCACTGTCTGGGTTTTTCTTGCATTAATCATTTAATGTTCtatggaaatattaaaaaaaatctatttgtcTTTGCTTAAATATTGAATCATTGAAAATGTATCCGTATACACAataatctacagatgctgggaatccagaataacacacacacagtgctggaggaattctgcaggtcaggcagcacctgcaggaaagaataaagagtcaatgtttcaggtcaagacccttcagcaagactggaaaggaagaagacagaataaggtgggggagagagaggattacaaggtgataggtgaaaccaagtgagggggaagatggcgGAGGGTTatgaagtaggaagctgggaggttataggtggaaaaggtaaaggctgaaggaggaggaatctggaccatgggagaaagggaaggaaaagggaCACCAGTAataggaggtaataggcaggtgagaagagaagaagaggtaagagtggaGCCTGAATTGGGAGTACACAAAGAGAGGGATGGAAAAATTACCAgaattggagaaatcaatgttcataccgtAAGGTCGGAGGCTACAGAGATGGAATATGAGGCGTTATTCCTCCAACATGAGAGTGGCAGTCGAGGAGACCATGTATCAACATGTCGGATTGAGAATGGGCAGTGGAACTAGAATGTTTGCCCACCGGGAAGTTACGTTTGctgtggatggagcaaaggtggtGGACAGAGGTTCCCCAATAGATGTCGGGTCTGGACAATGTAGAGGTGGTTGCACCAGATAGAGTAGATCACCCCAGCAGACTCGcagttgaagtgttgcctcacctggaaggactatttggacCTTGTATggtggtgaaggggcaggtgtaactcttcaaagttcaatctaaatttattatcaaactaattGTCAACATGTATGTCACCAGTTGCAACCCTGAGGACTCATtatcctgtgggcatactcaacaagtcGATAGTATAATAACTACAGCAGAGTCAAGGAAAGAATACCCAACGAGAGTGTTCAACCAGActgcagaagacaaactgtacaaatgtgaacagtagaaatgagcaataaatactgaggacatgaggtgaagagtccttgggCTGTGGAAACCATAGGTGTGGGAACACTTGAATGATGTGCAAATTAAGTTTATTCCCTTTtgttaaagagcctgatggttgaggggtagtaattagtcctgaacctggtggtgtgagtcacgagcctcttgtgccttcttcctaactgcagcagtgagaagagagcatgtcattGGACAGTGGGATTCGTGATGACGGGTGCTGTTTTCCTGCTCAATCattaggagggctttacctgtgatggagttTTGAAGGATTTTCTGTTGGAGAAACGTTCctctttccataccaggctatgaggcagccagtcagtatactctccacaaactcaaaaggaagtagaggcgctccTGTTCTCTTTATTGCACTTGCactctggacccaggacaggtcctctgaactagtaacacccaggaatttaaagttgctaaccctctccacctccaatcctctgagaactggctcatgggcctattcctgaagtccataaatcaattcctcagtcttgctgacattgattgagaggttgttatgacaccactctgccagattttcaatctccctcctgaatgctgattcatcatcaacTTTGATTCGGTCCATATCAGCAAGCTTGaataaggcattggagctgtgcttagccgcacATTCAtaggtataaagcaagtagagcaggggctaagcacacagtcttgtggtgcacttgtgcttaAGGAGATTGCTTCACCTGCAGGGATAAGTGTTAGGAGGAAAATCAATGAGAAGGGATGAATGTAcatgggaatcatggagggaatgATTCCTGGAGGAAATGGAGAATGGGAGAACCTCAAGATATGATTTGCAGTaggatcccactggagatggtagaggttgtggagaatgatgtgctggatgcagaggcttatGAGAGTGGTAGATCAAAACAAGAGGAATTTTACCCCTATTAAGGTGCTGGGAAATCTGGGAAATGGAGGTGTTGAGGTTGAGGGCAGTATCAATGATCATGGACAAGTAAGGACAAAATTCAGTTTCAACTCAATATATTCATGCAGAGAAAACCACTCCAAAAATCTTAACTTTTATTGGTTCAGTTGGATGTTCTCCAACTTTTTCTCATTTCTTTTTGAACATATTCCACAAACATGGCTGCCCGCTGTTTACTGATCCTGGGATCCTGTTTTACCATGTCCAAGCGTACTTTGTAATGCTAGCAATTAGTTACAGGCCTGTACATTAGATATTTCTGGTGTCCACAATATTCTGTCATTCAGATGACAAAATTTCTTTTAAGTAAGATAATTAGTAGCAGAAATACATATTGAGGTGGAAATATTGGAAGGAACAGAATCAATCTAGTCATTTTAATGCATTTGAATTTAGTCGTGCAACACCCAAAAACCCATTGATTTTTCACTGTCAAGCACACTGTTCACAATCTAATTCATGCTAGAGTCAGCcaccaacctgcacatctttggatgTAGGAGAAAgccagagcacttggagaaaaACCAAGcaatcaaagtacattttattaaaGAATGTACACTTtatcaaccttgagattcgtctccttacaggcagccatgaaacaaaaaaacCTCAGTAGAATCCATTAaaacaaagactgtcaaacacccaatgtgcagataGACAGAAAAAACAAAATTGTGTAAAGAATAAAGCTAGCAAACcgaattcagaactgaagttctcaacgccaggcatcactgcagctggtTTAGACGGCCTCAGTCCAGCACACAGTTGAGCAAACCCTGTGGAGGAGTAAGCCAAACCAGCCCATCTCTCACCTCCGATGCTGGCTATTTCAATCTAGCCTGGCACTTAGATTACCCATTGGCTTCAGGTCTGCCACCTGAATAAGGCCTTTCCAAGATCTTtcctcaccttagctctgtcataggAAGAACATGCACAGAATCCACATAGAATACTCTCTCCATTCTCATCTtcctcctctccttcccccccccccccccccacagcatgAACTCTTTTCATTTGCATTGTTGAGCCTTGGCTTTCCCAGTAGCCCATACAGTGGAATATTATGCAGAATTGAGAACATTTACAGCATATTAAATGAAGGTGCTTAACTGCTCTTTAACAGGCAAATAGTTTCAGAGACACTCGCTTTATTCCAACCATTACATTTGTTGCATTCCTAAGAATCTTAGACCTGAATCAGTGATTGtttctctttcaacagatgctgcctgaattgcagTGCAAGTGATGGTGGTTAAGATTAACAGGCAACACTTAGAATCTCAATTCAGGCGAGTTAGATATGGAATGTTAAAGATACATTCTTCAATACAGGGAAATGTTTAACTTGTTAAAAAAACGCAAGGATTTTGCTTACTGCCTCAGTTTGACAGAATCGTTCCTCCTATCCTGTATGAACAATGGTATAAAATCAACCATTAATTGTTTGTACTGACCTCTG is from Hypanus sabinus isolate sHypSab1 chromosome 5, sHypSab1.hap1, whole genome shotgun sequence and encodes:
- the obi1 gene encoding ORC ubiquitin ligase 1 isoform X1; this translates as MQKPAFQNVQNVTLNLTLPISCQICLGKVRHPVICSNNHVFCFTCMESWLKNSAQCPTCRTPITSENPYKEVLGGSDGTENCDSSSIKRSLRKTRLELLHKEYEEEIESLQKEIEELRGKNLSLESQLKTVLDPVALPPGGKDDGEKQSPSKQSSASGVTSQQEWRAKLKAATEIYEKTKVDLDKLKQANQKLRIQNGDLVRENLHLKAEVESRSPQKFGRFTVAALQSKVEQCEREISRLKRALERSDKYIEDMEFQLERLRRKCEQSDNKGGRFCSESPSGSGQLGENGSGGDLWDGHNDLQEKRIMALRRSLSEIEQSSLSRLENAESPFAFSSHRSTSQTACESIANKQAPADNGVLATASVANELHFPKSDVKDEERTLPANESVIQFELPSPCTPSMSLGGLHLDSTDDEASPLMKRRDGDKKLGYLRRLCFDDARWRNACFEEQILSKPNANVASESLMFWDCQSGPNRNAQKNTLGKNFQTSVYDDTKLKAEMPDLICSPVLDGASHAENNGQRSRTSSETSMDAAYREKVSELDFMLDETENTQNPQCSVLSQDLSDLDVSLSSDLVQCTELLNEAEKRLEQKMRQNQLLAPASDIGDQIKSREKNAVSLLTVSSVTSSQKEETSEDKRSFPCSFSSPFLSVPSELSVLPHKKPSLWNNYLTAESEPMLEPVNRCLTIKRKPPSYGEDLSSPSKSSKKDFLC
- the obi1 gene encoding ORC ubiquitin ligase 1 isoform X2 — encoded protein: MTRTRDFDRGLNVRHPVICSNNHVFCFTCMESWLKNSAQCPTCRTPITSENPYKEVLGGSDGTENCDSSSIKRSLRKTRLELLHKEYEEEIESLQKEIEELRGKNLSLESQLKTVLDPVALPPGGKDDGEKQSPSKQSSASGVTSQQEWRAKLKAATEIYEKTKVDLDKLKQANQKLRIQNGDLVRENLHLKAEVESRSPQKFGRFTVAALQSKVEQCEREISRLKRALERSDKYIEDMEFQLERLRRKCEQSDNKGGRFCSESPSGSGQLGENGSGGDLWDGHNDLQEKRIMALRRSLSEIEQSSLSRLENAESPFAFSSHRSTSQTACESIANKQAPADNGVLATASVANELHFPKSDVKDEERTLPANESVIQFELPSPCTPSMSLGGLHLDSTDDEASPLMKRRDGDKKLGYLRRLCFDDARWRNACFEEQILSKPNANVASESLMFWDCQSGPNRNAQKNTLGKNFQTSVYDDTKLKAEMPDLICSPVLDGASHAENNGQRSRTSSETSMDAAYREKVSELDFMLDETENTQNPQCSVLSQDLSDLDVSLSSDLVQCTELLNEAEKRLEQKMRQNQLLAPASDIGDQIKSREKNAVSLLTVSSVTSSQKEETSEDKRSFPCSFSSPFLSVPSELSVLPHKKPSLWNNYLTAESEPMLEPVNRCLTIKRKPPSYGEDLSSPSKSSKKDFLC